A single genomic interval of Panthera uncia isolate 11264 chromosome A1 unlocalized genomic scaffold, Puncia_PCG_1.0 HiC_scaffold_17, whole genome shotgun sequence harbors:
- the ZNF622 gene encoding cytoplasmic 60S subunit biogenesis factor ZNF622, producing the protein MATYTCITCRVAFDDAEVQRAHYKTDWHRYNLKRKVADMAPVTAEGFQERVRAQRAVAEQESKGTATYCTVCSKKFASFNAYENHLKSRRHVELEKKAVRAVNRKVEMMNEKNLEKGLGVDSVDKDAMNAAIQQAIKAQPSMSPKKAPAAPEEEPRSPVAVADGGRAPHDRDPAEKPPRLQWFEQQAKKLAKQQEEEESEEEEDLDEEDWEDIDSDEESECEDAEPMDEAQEPDAEEGEAGGGPLSGAIPITDCLFCPHHSSSLMKNVAHMTKVHSFFIPDIEYLSDLKGLIKYLGEKVGIGKICLWCNEKGRSFYSTEAVQAHMNDKSHCKLFTDGDAALEFADFYDFRSSYPDYTEGGQPDGTEDLPSEKTLEYDDETMELILPSGARVGHRSLMRYYKQRFGLSRTVAVAKNQKAVGRILQQYRALGWTGSTAAGAALMRERDMQYVQRMKSKWMLKTGMKNNATKQMHFRPQVRF; encoded by the exons ATGGCGACGTACACCTGCATTACCTGCCGGGTGGCGTTCGACGACGCGGAGGTGCAACGGGCCCACTACAAGACGGACTGGCACCGCTACAACCTGAAGCGCAAAGTGGCCGACATGGCCCCGGTCACTGCCGAGGGTTTCCAGGAGCGGGTGCGGGCGCAGCGGGCCGTGGCGGAGCAGGAGAGCAAGGGCACGGCCACCTACTGCACCGTCTGCAGTAAGAAGTTTGCCTCTTTCAACGCCTACGAGAACCACCTCAAGTCCCGGCGGCACGTGGAGCTGGAGAAGAAGGCCGTGCGGGCCGTGAACCGCAAAGTGGAGATGATGAACGAAAAGAACCTGGAGAAAGGCCTGGGCGTGGACAGCGTGGACAAGGATGCCATGAACGCGGCCATCCAGCAGGCCATCAAGGCTCAGCCGTCCATGTCTCCCAAGAAGGCCCCCGCAGCGCCGGAGGAGGAGCCCAGGAGTCCCGTGGCGGTGGCTGATGGAGGACGTGCGCCTCACGACCGGGACCCGGCCGAGAAACCTCCCCGGCTGCAGTGGTTTGAACAGCAGGCCAAGAAGTTGGcaaagcagcaggaggaggaggagagtgaggaggaggaggacctcGACGAAGAAG ACTGGGAAGATATCGATTCTGATGAGGAGTCGGAATGTGAGGATGCTGAACCAATGGACGAGGCGCAGGAGCCGGATgcggaggagggggaggctgggggaggcccCCTCAGCGGTGCTATCCCCATAACGGACTGCTTATTTTGCCCCCATCATTCAAGCTCCCTCATGAAGAATGTGGCTCACATGACCAAAgtccacagcttctttatccccGACATAGAATATCTTTCTGATCTTAAGGGACTGATTAAATACTTGG GAGAGAAAGTTGGCATTGGGAAGATTTGCTTGTGGTGCAATGAGAAAGGGAGATCCTTCTACTCCACGGAAGCTGTACAGGCACACATGAATGACAAAAGCCACTGTAAGCTCTTCACGGACGGTGATGCTGCTTTGGAATTTGCAGACTTCTATGATTTTAG GAGTAGCTACCCAGATTACACGGAAGGGGGGCAGCCTGATGGGACTGAGGACTTACCCTCCGAAAAGACATTAGAATATGATGATGAAACCATGGAGCTGATTCTGCCTTCTG gtGCCAGAGTGGGTCATCGCTCCTTGATGAGATACTATAAACAGCGATTTGGCTTGTCAAGAACCGTGGCTGTTGCTAAGAATCAGAAAGCCGTGGGCCGGATACTCCAGCAGTACAGAGCCCTGGGCTGGACCGGCAGCACAG CCGCAGGAGCTGCTCTGATGCGTGAGCGAGACATGCAGTATGTCCAAAGGATGAAGTCAAAGTGGATGCTGAAGACAGGAATGAAGAACAATGCCACCAAGCAGATGCACTTCAGGCCCCAAGTGAGGTTCTGA